A region from the Triticum urartu cultivar G1812 chromosome 1, Tu2.1, whole genome shotgun sequence genome encodes:
- the LOC125509870 gene encoding tryptamine hydroxycinnamoyltransferase 2-like: MAVTVEITQSTVLEPSRESARGGGKKVPLTVFDRASTDGYIPAVFAWNAPAPTNEALKAGLVAAVARFPHLAGRFAADDHSRKCFHLNDAGVLVLEATVEADLADALAHDVSAHINELYPKAENERANEPIFQAQLTRYACGGLVIGTACHHQVADGQSMSVFYTAWASAVRTDSAVLMSPFVDRSATVVPRRPPTPAHDHRNIEFKGELSRSHSYGVLPMDRIKNLAVHFPDEFVADLKARVGTRCSTFQCLLAHAWKKTTAARDLAPDDFTQVRVAVNCRGRAKPPVPMDFFGNMVLWAFPRMQVQDLLSSSYPAVVGAIRDAVALVDDEYIQSFIDFGEAERGVIEDGGEELASTAATPGTMFYPDLEVDSWLGFRFHDLDFGCGPPCAFLPPDLPIEGIMIFVPSCDPKGGVDLFMALDDEHVQTFKQICYSMD, from the exons ATGGCAGTGACGGTGGAGATCACGCAGAGCACGGTGCTCGAGCCCTCACGGGAGTCGGCCCGCGGCGGCGGCAAGAAGGTGCCTCTCACCGTCTTCGACCGCGCCTCCACGGACGGGTACATCCCGGCCGTCTTCGCGTGGAACGCGCCGGCGCCGACCAACGAGGCGCTCAAGGCCGGcctcgtcgccgccgtcgccaGGTTCCCGCACCTTGCCGGGAGGTTCGCTGCCGACGACCACAGCCGGAAGTGCTTCCACCTCAACGACGCCGGGGTGCTTGTCCTCGAGGCCACCGTGGAGGCGGACCTTGCCGACGCGCTGGCGCACGACGTGTCCGCGCACATCAACGAGCTCTACCCGAAGGCCGAAAAC GAACGTGCGAATGAGCCCATCTTCCAGGCGCAGCTGACGAGGTACGCGTGCGGCGGTCTGGTGATCGGCACCGCCTGCCATCACCAGGTTGCCGACGGTCAGTCCATGAGCGTCTTCTACACCGCGTGGGCCAGCGCCGTCCGCACCGACTCGGCAGTCCTCATGTCACCGTTCGTCGATCGCTCGGCCACCGTTGTCCCCCGAAGGCCACCGACGCCGGCGCATGATCACCGGAATATCGAGTTCAAGGGCGAGCTCAGCCGGAGCCACTCCTATGGTGTCCTCCCCATGGACAGGATCAAGAACCTGGCCGTGCACTTCCCGGACGAGTTCGTCGCCGACCTCAAGGCCCGTGTGGGCACGCGCTGCAGCACGTTCCAGTGCCTCCTTGCGCACGCGTGGAAGAAGACCACGGCGGCGCGGGATCTGGCGCCGGACGATTTCACGCAGGTGAGGGTCGCCGTCAACTGCCGCGGCCGCGCAAAGCCTCCCGTGCCCATGGACTTCTTCGGGAACATGGTGCTCTGGGCGTTCCCGAGGATGCAGGTCCAGGACCTCCTGTCCAGCAGCTACCCAGCGGTGGTCGGCGCCATCCGGGACGCCGTCGCGCTCGTCGACGACGAGTACATCCAGTCGTTTATCGACTTCGGGGAGGCGGAGCGCGGCGTGATTGAAGACGGCGGCGAGGAGCTGGCGTCGACGGCAGCGACGCCGGGCACAATGTTTTACCCTGACCTGGAGGTTGACAGCTGGCTCGGGTTCCGCTTCCACGACCTCGACTTTGGCTGCGGGCCGCCCTGCGCGTTCCTACCGCCGGATCTGCCCATCGAAGGAATAATGATCTTCGTGCCGTCCTGCGACCCCAAGGGCGGTGTCGACCTCTTCATGGCGCTCGATGACGAACACGTCCAGACCTTCAAGCAGATATGCTACTCCATGGACTAG